The following proteins are encoded in a genomic region of Doryrhamphus excisus isolate RoL2022-K1 chromosome 6, RoL_Dexc_1.0, whole genome shotgun sequence:
- the pus7 gene encoding pseudouridylate synthase 7 homolog isoform X2, with amino-acid sequence MDEPKSSPVLVQPGEKRGCPEDEEEVILPKRAKVEDENENGAPLPPQQQDEEDEPGGEPNDDDGEEEGETFADMMKHGLTEVDVGICNYVSDHEGFSGILKERYSDFVVNEISKEGKIIHLDDLTIPKELQEEAAAEEKQLNECNILTEEQKKQLGDLQLFKNKESSVSIEGDDSKDKRTQVHKAIKTQFPGLETKTEEKDGRKFIVAYHAAGKKALAAPRKHFWPRNRGSFCHFVLYKENRDTMDAINVLSKFLRLRPNMFSYMGTKDKRAITVQEIAVLKITAERLAHLNKCLMNLKLGNFSYKNHPLKLGELQGNHFTVVIRNISGTDTQVHQAVTSLKQTGFINYYGMQRFGTTAVPTQQVGRAILKNDWNQVVDLILKPRPGAEKEFLVRCREEWAKTQDPEAALKKLPNKRCVEGQLLRGLSKFGKKNIVTAFGLIPRNNRLMYIHSYQSVVWNTMVSRRIEAFGLKAVEGDLVLQGTKAHILSEEEAKSQSIHDIVMPLPGYDVIYPSHHVGKGYRELLSSDGLDIDNMRHKVKDYSLAGAYRRVLIRPSDVNWEVIQYDDPKISLVHTDFEKMENKPAPVFNKEGKYRALRLEFSLPPSTYATMAIREVLKLDTSIKKQTQLNTTWLN; translated from the exons ATGGACGAGCCAAAGTCTTCACCAGTTCTAGTCCAGCCTGGGGAAAAGAGAGGCTGTCCAGAGGATGAGGAAGAAGTCATTCTACCTAAAAGAGCAAAAGTTGAAGACGAAAACGAGAATggcgctcctcttcctcctcagcaGCAAGATGAAGAGGACGAGCCAGGGGGCGAGCCGAACGACGACGACGGCGAGGAGGAGGGAGAGACGTTTGCTGACATGATGAAGCATGGCCTCACAGAGGTGGATGTGGGTATCTGCAATTATGTCAGCGACCACGAAGGTTTCTCGGGAATCCTGAAGGAGAG GTACTCTGATTTTGTGGTGAATGAAATCAGCAAAGAAGGGAAGATCATTCATTTAGATGACCTCACTATTCCTAAAGAGCTTCAG GaggaagcagcagcagaagaaaagcAGCTGAATGAGTGCAACATCCTCACCGAGGAACAGAAAAAGCAGCTCGGGGATCTTCAGCTCTTCAAGAACAAGGAGAGCTCCGTCTCCATCGAG GGGGACGATTCAAAGGATAAGCGGACACAGGTGCACAAAGCCATCAAAACTCAGTTTCCCGGCCTGGAGACAAAAACGGAGGAGAAAGACGGTCGCAAGTTCATAGTGGCCTACCATGCTGCTGGGAAAAAAGCTCTGGCAG CCCCAAGGAAACACTTCTGGCCCAGAAACCGGGGAAGTTTCTGCCACTTTGTGCTCTACAAGGAGAACAGGGACACAATGGACGCCATCAATGTGCTGTCAAAGTTCCTCAG GCTCAGACCCAACATGTTCTCCTACATGGGCACCAAGGACAAGAGGGCCATCACCGTGCAGGAGATCGCTGTGCTCAA GATTACAGCGGAGAGGCTGGCCCACCTCAACAAGTGCCTCATGAACCTCAAACTGGGCAATTTCAGCTACAAGAACCACCCTCTGAAGCTGGGGGAGCTGCAGGGGAACCACTTCACTGTGGTAATCAG GAACATCTCAGGAACCGACACCCAGGTCCATCAGGCCGTGACGTCCCTCAAGCAGACAGGCTTCATCAACTACTACGGCATGCAACGCTTTGGCACCACGGCGGTGCCTACGCAACAAGTTGGAAG GGCCATCCTGAAAAACGACTGGAACCAAGTGGTGGATTTGATTTTGAAGCCTCGACCCGGAG CGGAGAAAGAATTCCTGGTCCGCTGCagggaggagtgggccaagactCAGGACCCGGAGGCAGCCCTGAAGAAGCTGCCCAACAAGCGCTGCGTGGAGGGTCAGCTACTACGAGGTCTCTCGAAATTTGGCAAAAAGAACATCGTCACTGCATTTGGACTG ATCCCGCGGAATAACCGGCTGATGTACATCCACAGCTACCAGAGTGTGGTGTGGAACACCATGGTGAGCCGCAGGATCGAGGCCTTTGGACTCAAAGCTGTGGAAGGCGACCTGGTGCTTCAAGGAA CTAAAGCACACATCCTGTCAGAGGAAGAGGCCAAGAGCCAATCCATCCATGATATTGTGATGCCACTGCCTGGGTACGACGTCATCTACCCATCGCATCATG TGGGCAAAGGCTACAGAGAACTGCTGAGCTCAGATGGGCTGGACATCGACAACATGCGGCATAAAGTGAAGGACTACTCGCTGGCAGGAGCCTACAGACGTGTCCTCATCAGGCCCAGCGACGTCAATTG GGAGGTGATCCAGTATGACGACCCAAAGATCTCTCTGGTGCACACCGACTTTGAGAAAATGGAGAACAAACCAGCTCCAGTCTTcaacaaag AGGGGAAGTACCGAGCCCTGCGCCTGGAGTTCTCTCTGCCGCCCTCGACGTACGCCACCATGGCCATCCGAGAGGTGCTCAAGTTGGACACGAGCATCAAGAAGCAGACGCAGCTCAACACCACCTGGCTGAACTGA
- the aplnr2 gene encoding apelin receptor 2, giving the protein MSDSDFLTSPSSSPAALLFQCDYADWSPSLSIIPSIYLMAFVVGCLGNGLVLWAYLDRAEGRRSTEKNAGRLCCQQQGSVVPASSVLQKKKKEKCGRRCRFSSNASFIPRPSRSLTDSLIASLALADLCFLVTLPLWAAYTGLGYHWPFGQVLCQLSSFLTALNMYASVFSLSMLSVERYWVLTGRRHSGTPPAQWGCPSRTMWVLGGTWVLAGVLALPGLLLRSVQEVEEDFLVEESDSVAYLCQMDYSMLTGSDLDEEEREAAEMWWAAALSLKSTLVGFLLPLVVLLVCYCSLARLLSRHFGQGPRPDRRRQRRLLRVIVTLVMAFFLCWLPLHVNKTLSMLLELGLLPYSCTVDQILLAAQPYVTCVAYLNSCLNPLLYAACDPSFRKKCKWTLQLLLSRTACRKDGKGKEVKREAPKEEGSSGLPMRTREETADPTQDADMITEG; this is encoded by the coding sequence ATGTCAGACTCAGACTTCCTGACCTCGCCTTCATCATCTCCTGCTGCTCTCCTCTTCCAATGTGACTACGCCGACTGGTCCCCCTCCTTGTCCATCATCCCGTCCATCTACCTGATGGCCTTTGTGGTAGGCTGCCTCGGCAATGGCCTGGTGCTCTGGGCCTACCTGGACCGAGCCGAGGGGAGGAGGTCCACTGAGAAGAACGCTGGGAGGTTGTGTTGCCAGCAGCAGGGCAGTGTCGTACCAGCTTCCAGTGTtctacagaagaagaaaaaggagaaGTGCGGAAGAAGATGCAGATTCTCCTCCAACGCCTCCTTCATTCCACGCCCGTCCCGGTCACTAACAGACTCCCTCATAGCTAGCTTAGCGTTAGCGGACCTCTGCTTCCTGGTGACCCTGCCCCTGTGGGCGGCCTACACGGGGCTGGGCTACCACTGGCCATTCGGGCAAGTCCTCTGCCAGCTCAGCAGCTTCCTCACCGCCCTCAACATGTACGCCAGCGTGTTCAGTTTGAGCATGCTCAGTGTGGAGCGCTACTGGGTGCTGACTGGACGCCGGCACTCTGGCACCCCACCCGCTCAGTGGGGCTGCCCCAGTCGTACAATGTGGGTGCTGGGAGGGACGTGGGTGCTGGCGGGGGTTCTGGCACTTCCTGGTTTGCTTTTGCGGTCCGTccaggaagtggaggaggaTTTCCTGGTGGAGGAGTCGGATTCTGTGGCATACTTGTGCCAGATGGACTACTCCATGCTGACTGGCTCAGACCTGGACGAGGAGGAAAGGGAGGCAGCAGAGATGTGGTGGGCGGCGGCACTCAGCCTCAAGTCCACGCTTGTCGGCTTCCTGCTCCCTCTCGTGGTTCTGCTGGTGTGCTACTGCTCCCTGGCCCGCCTCCTCAGCAGACATTTTGGACAGGGTCCTCGACCCGACCGCCGGCGCCAACGCAGACTCCTCAGGGTGATCGTGACCCTGGTGATGGCCTTCTTCCTCTGTTGGCTGCCTCTGCATGTCAACAAGACCTTATCCATGCTGCTGGAGTTGGGATTGCTCCCGTACTCCTGCACCGTAGACCAGATACTCCTGGCGGCGCAGCCGTACGTCACCTGCGTCGCCTACCTCAACTCCTGCCTAAACCCCCTCCTCTATGCTGCATGTGACCCATCCTTCCGCAAGAAATGCAAGTGGACTCTTCAGCTGCTGTTGTCCAGGACGGCCTGCAGGAAAGACGGGAAGGGAAAGGAGGTGAAGAGGGAGGCGCCAAAGGAGGAAGGGAGCTCAGGCTTGCCCATGAGGACACGGGAGGAGACGGCAGATCCGACACAGGATGCTGACATGATCACTGAGGGGTGA
- the pus7 gene encoding pseudouridylate synthase 7 homolog isoform X1, with protein sequence MDEPKSSPVLVQPGEKRGCPEDEEEVILPKRAKVEDENENGAPLPPQQQDEEDEPGGEPNDDDGEEEGETFADMMKHGLTEVDVGICNYVSDHEGFSGILKERYSDFVVNEISKEGKIIHLDDLTIPKELQEEAAAEEKQLNECNILTEEQKKQLGDLQLFKNKESSVSIEGDDSKDKRTQVHKAIKTQFPGLETKTEEKDGRKFIVAYHAAGKKALAEVKTSAAPRKHFWPRNRGSFCHFVLYKENRDTMDAINVLSKFLRLRPNMFSYMGTKDKRAITVQEIAVLKITAERLAHLNKCLMNLKLGNFSYKNHPLKLGELQGNHFTVVIRNISGTDTQVHQAVTSLKQTGFINYYGMQRFGTTAVPTQQVGRAILKNDWNQVVDLILKPRPGAEKEFLVRCREEWAKTQDPEAALKKLPNKRCVEGQLLRGLSKFGKKNIVTAFGLIPRNNRLMYIHSYQSVVWNTMVSRRIEAFGLKAVEGDLVLQGTKAHILSEEEAKSQSIHDIVMPLPGYDVIYPSHHVGKGYRELLSSDGLDIDNMRHKVKDYSLAGAYRRVLIRPSDVNWEVIQYDDPKISLVHTDFEKMENKPAPVFNKEGKYRALRLEFSLPPSTYATMAIREVLKLDTSIKKQTQLNTTWLN encoded by the exons ATGGACGAGCCAAAGTCTTCACCAGTTCTAGTCCAGCCTGGGGAAAAGAGAGGCTGTCCAGAGGATGAGGAAGAAGTCATTCTACCTAAAAGAGCAAAAGTTGAAGACGAAAACGAGAATggcgctcctcttcctcctcagcaGCAAGATGAAGAGGACGAGCCAGGGGGCGAGCCGAACGACGACGACGGCGAGGAGGAGGGAGAGACGTTTGCTGACATGATGAAGCATGGCCTCACAGAGGTGGATGTGGGTATCTGCAATTATGTCAGCGACCACGAAGGTTTCTCGGGAATCCTGAAGGAGAG GTACTCTGATTTTGTGGTGAATGAAATCAGCAAAGAAGGGAAGATCATTCATTTAGATGACCTCACTATTCCTAAAGAGCTTCAG GaggaagcagcagcagaagaaaagcAGCTGAATGAGTGCAACATCCTCACCGAGGAACAGAAAAAGCAGCTCGGGGATCTTCAGCTCTTCAAGAACAAGGAGAGCTCCGTCTCCATCGAG GGGGACGATTCAAAGGATAAGCGGACACAGGTGCACAAAGCCATCAAAACTCAGTTTCCCGGCCTGGAGACAAAAACGGAGGAGAAAGACGGTCGCAAGTTCATAGTGGCCTACCATGCTGCTGGGAAAAAAGCTCTGGCAG AGGTGAAAACATCTGCAG CCCCAAGGAAACACTTCTGGCCCAGAAACCGGGGAAGTTTCTGCCACTTTGTGCTCTACAAGGAGAACAGGGACACAATGGACGCCATCAATGTGCTGTCAAAGTTCCTCAG GCTCAGACCCAACATGTTCTCCTACATGGGCACCAAGGACAAGAGGGCCATCACCGTGCAGGAGATCGCTGTGCTCAA GATTACAGCGGAGAGGCTGGCCCACCTCAACAAGTGCCTCATGAACCTCAAACTGGGCAATTTCAGCTACAAGAACCACCCTCTGAAGCTGGGGGAGCTGCAGGGGAACCACTTCACTGTGGTAATCAG GAACATCTCAGGAACCGACACCCAGGTCCATCAGGCCGTGACGTCCCTCAAGCAGACAGGCTTCATCAACTACTACGGCATGCAACGCTTTGGCACCACGGCGGTGCCTACGCAACAAGTTGGAAG GGCCATCCTGAAAAACGACTGGAACCAAGTGGTGGATTTGATTTTGAAGCCTCGACCCGGAG CGGAGAAAGAATTCCTGGTCCGCTGCagggaggagtgggccaagactCAGGACCCGGAGGCAGCCCTGAAGAAGCTGCCCAACAAGCGCTGCGTGGAGGGTCAGCTACTACGAGGTCTCTCGAAATTTGGCAAAAAGAACATCGTCACTGCATTTGGACTG ATCCCGCGGAATAACCGGCTGATGTACATCCACAGCTACCAGAGTGTGGTGTGGAACACCATGGTGAGCCGCAGGATCGAGGCCTTTGGACTCAAAGCTGTGGAAGGCGACCTGGTGCTTCAAGGAA CTAAAGCACACATCCTGTCAGAGGAAGAGGCCAAGAGCCAATCCATCCATGATATTGTGATGCCACTGCCTGGGTACGACGTCATCTACCCATCGCATCATG TGGGCAAAGGCTACAGAGAACTGCTGAGCTCAGATGGGCTGGACATCGACAACATGCGGCATAAAGTGAAGGACTACTCGCTGGCAGGAGCCTACAGACGTGTCCTCATCAGGCCCAGCGACGTCAATTG GGAGGTGATCCAGTATGACGACCCAAAGATCTCTCTGGTGCACACCGACTTTGAGAAAATGGAGAACAAACCAGCTCCAGTCTTcaacaaag AGGGGAAGTACCGAGCCCTGCGCCTGGAGTTCTCTCTGCCGCCCTCGACGTACGCCACCATGGCCATCCGAGAGGTGCTCAAGTTGGACACGAGCATCAAGAAGCAGACGCAGCTCAACACCACCTGGCTGAACTGA